Sequence from the Pontibacter pudoricolor genome:
CCAGTTTAATGATCTCCCCGGACAAAGTATTGCTGTGCTTATTTATTTCTATAGTTAGCCTCTTCTTCGTTCAAGCAGGATCATCATCATCAGGCTCAGGATCACACGTTCTGTTTCTTTACTATCCAGCTCGCCGGTTTTATGCACAGTAAACCTACGGCCAAAGAAGGAACGCTCCTTTGTGAGCATCGCAACTTCGTCGCCGCCGGGCTTTGTAACCGTGTAAGATGGGTTGAACACATACCCTGTAAACATGCCCAGCAAAGGAATTTCACTTAAAAGGCTATCCGCCACTTTCACCCAGCCGTTATCCTCCTGAATCAGCAGGTCCTGGTTTCTTTGCTCATCGTAAATTTCGTAACGCGCTTTCCATAGCGATGCCCAGCCTTTTCGGGCCACGCTGCCCACCTGTTCGCCCGTTTGGTTTGTAAAACTATAAGCCGCCGAAAAGTCCAGCCACTTGTTTGCACTGATGGTGTATAGTTGCTCTGGTTTGGCTTCGTCGCTGAATACGTTCACTTCTTCTATAAACTTGAACAGCTTCTGCTTCACATAATTAATAGTGCGGCCATTTGCATCCTGCACCGTAAAGTCGTTCGAGAAAGTGGAGATCTTAAAAGTAAGGGTAAGCGGAAACTGGATGTTTTGCATGTAGCAGGTATATATGTGGTTGTTTATTAGTTCAGGTTAAGTAGGCTCTCAGAGATAATTTGCCAGGAGCT
This genomic interval carries:
- a CDS encoding LURP-one-related/scramblase family protein, with protein sequence MQNIQFPLTLTFKISTFSNDFTVQDANGRTINYVKQKLFKFIEEVNVFSDEAKPEQLYTISANKWLDFSAAYSFTNQTGEQVGSVARKGWASLWKARYEIYDEQRNQDLLIQEDNGWVKVADSLLSEIPLLGMFTGYVFNPSYTVTKPGGDEVAMLTKERSFFGRRFTVHKTGELDSKETERVILSLMMMILLERRRG